A window of Poecilia reticulata strain Guanapo linkage group LG7, Guppy_female_1.0+MT, whole genome shotgun sequence genomic DNA:
AATACCAAGTATGTGAATCAGCTGAACAAGATTATTACAAATAAAGCAGCATCATTTACAATATAAATGCATCATTGTTGGTCACCAATTTTGCATTTCGTAACCAGCAATGCATAATTGGCTACTCATCCAGTTCTATCAAACAACATGTTctacataaaactaaaattttgaggggacaacaaataaataagcagaGTTCTCATACCAAGCTAATCACACATCCTTGATTCTTACTTTGTAGCAGCATCGTCAAAGGAAGCAACAAACACAAGTGTTCCTTCGTGAAGGGGCCGCAGAAACTTCAACAAGTTGGACACATCTGAAAAGAAGAGTTAGATAAACTGTGAGTTTCACTTCATGGGTCTTGTGTGCCACTAGGACTGGAATACAGATTAAGCACCATTTCATTACCTCCTGCCCACATGTCAAAGGTTCTAGTCTCCAATAGTTCGCCTGTCACCCCTAAACCAAAGAAACAAAGTGTTAAAACTTTACTGCAATCagtagttaaaataaatataacagttTGTCATAAGTTGAAGATGAGTCTCTCACCGTTCACCAAAGCTATATTAAGTCCTCTACCAACGTTGTTCTTCACACTGCTCACTAAtctgagagagacagagacacaagTCTTTAATATAAACTTACAGTGCGTAGCAGAAGTGTTTCTCTTCCTTGAACTtgtacacattttgtcacaatataaTGTGTAAACAGACACATTTTTCTAAGAAATGTAAGTGGtcgaaaaacaaaaatgtcagcaTAGTTGTGAGTATAAATGTGAGATTGAATCCCCTAAAAAAATTCAGTTCACTGCTTTCAGAAGTCAGCTAATCTACGTATCAAGTCTGCATGTGTGTAATATAATCTGAATATGAATCCAGCAGTTCTGTgaaagcctcagaggtttgttagtgaacaaacagcatagtgaaaaccaaggaacacagcagacaggtcagagtCTGAAGCAGTTTAGCACACAATACTGTTCAATCTATCaccaaaaatacattaaatactGCACAAATGAAAACCTACTTAGGGGTAGTTCAGATAAGGAAGGACGGGGAAGTTGTCCAGAGTTCATTCAAGTATGAAGGGAGCTAAATGTTTGGTAATCCTGGATAAAAGTCTGTTAGAGATTTTAAAACAGGCAGCAGAACAACAACTCCAAATATGCAGCCACAGCTACAAGGAAACAGTTTGGATTAGGAATGTCCAAACATCAGAAAGGTGAGCTTTCTATTTAtaacaacatttctgaaattatgCCAAACTTTCCTTCCACTGTGTGTGGATCTATTACTTGATATCACAACAAACTACACTAAAGTTAATGTTCTAATGTGGgaatttatgaaaatgtctAAGTATCAGGACTTTAGCAGGGCACAATTCTGCACCTATTTACACTACATTACACACTAACAAGGCACCAGTGCAAAGGAAAGGCctaacaagacaaaaaataaagcacCACCAAACTAAGACAATACTTGCATCAAGCTCCCCTGAGATACTTGGAGGTCTTGTTAggaaagcaaagaagaaaaagaaaaacataacagagTGAAACGGAATGAATGAAAAGGGGGCAGCAGGGGAGATAAAGATGTAAACGAGGAGAAGAGAAGTTCACAGTGCCAAATCTCACATCTTGTCCTCTAAGCAGATTTTGGGGCCAATGACGTTTGCAGCTCCAGACACCAGACGGAAAGCCAAATGCTTTGAAGGACAGGGTGCTGAAAGTCCACATTTGTACCTCCGAGGACGTGGTTCAGCTGAAATAGATGATATACAAGTCAACAATAGTTAAATCACAAACTAACAGAGCATCGGTGCGTACTTTGTCTGTCATACTTACATTGGGTTGGCTCCTCCTTTGTGCCTGGAAATGTAAACAGGTCTTCAGATTACATTAAATagtatccaaaataaaacacttgatTTGATTTTGCTATGTAGTAACCCTGATCCTTCATGTACATCTAATGTTCATCAGAGAAGCcgattaatcttttttttttcttttttaccaatGGGTTTATCTTTAGTGACTAAAATTTCAGACATGGAAGATAAAACCCATTATGATGCTTTCAGCttggtttttctgtttaatcaaacaaaaaattgaaatctaacataaaaaacatctataaaaatctgaaagttctCTTTGATATTTCTGCTTAAACCCACAAAATAAGTGAAGATAACTCATTTTACCAGTGAAGATGCTTCGCACAGATAAACTGCCGTCTCCTCCAAATAATGCGCTTGCGAGCAGCCAGGTGAAGCCCACCAGGAGCAGAACCACCACGCCTCGCAGGGGGGCTGTTAACAGAATCACGACACACAAGTTCAGGCAAAAGACACGTCAGACAAAACTCTCTGAAGACTTACGACTCACCTGTCAATCTCATGATTCACCGTCTCATAGACCTGTAGACAGGACAAACAAGAGGTTAGAGTCAGGCACGTTGAGGGAATTTAATATATGTAATAGGGTTCAATTTTAACTATAGTTCAAATCAAAATTGGtttcttcaaattaattttttagtCAGAGTTATTTTCTCCTGACTTTTATTACTATACAAGTTGATGCTACAGTTGATAGTTACCATGACAATGCTCACCGTAGACTATTACTGGTTAGCAACCAGTAGTAgtcaactttgtgttttctttacaagtaGTAAAAAGTAATTATATGCAGGGCTTCATGTGCATTTTGCCATGTTCTGTGTATGGTTTAACTGTTCTCATAGTTAAAAGGTTGTTTATTTCAGCTGTCTTTAATTTTATAACTTAACTGTTCTgtcatttgttcatttgtatCTGTACGATTgttgaaatctgtttttctttcagctgcaAAACATTTGAGGGCTCCTTCCAAAATATTGTTCATAAGAAAACAAGAGAATGCCAtagtttcttcttttcaaagtCTGCCTTGCTGGATTTGCTCCTCTGCTAATGGTTGTTGTCATCCATTTCAACAGGTCTTCAAATGTTTATGTATACTCTTACTGCATTTTCTACAACACAtagttaattttaattttcccaGTCACTGCACTTACAAAAACAGATCTTAAAAATAATCCAGGAAAAAGCTTTACTTGCATTAAAGCAATCAGAACTGCTTACCACTGCTGAGTAACTTTTTACAAGTTCTCACTggtatttttcatcatttctctTGTGTGATGAGCTTCCAGTTTTTGAAgttgaaattatatatatagaAATTTGCTTAAATTTGAATCTACAAGGGTATGAAGAATTTTGACTGTAACTGTagtgttttaaagtatttcatcAGATGATCAAGAGAAAAATGGcggtttttttttagtattgcTTGGGGAATTACAAATTTACATAAATCTGCAATGCATGTCAAGAGGAAAGAATGTGGGTCCTAAAAATTCAGCATCGTCTTACTCTTACAAATATATGCACAGACCCTAGTCAAGAATGTTTGTCTGAATGTCTATGAAAGATTCCTTTGTTTGATTTACTTGTTTGATTAACAATCATATTTAAATGATTACAAAATGTCAGCGTTAATGCTTTAATAAGTGGCAGGCTTGTTGAAACAGAatcaaaaactattttctctAAAACACACTTGATAATCAGATTAAGatttagtttagctttttatttgtaaaaaaaatctgtagattTTTGAAGTcttaagttaatgtttttaattttgcataGTTTGTGGGCAAATTCCTCAGGTGATCAGTATGATCACCTTTGTGTGACTCGTAGCTCACCAACATGGAGTATCACAGTATTTTATGTAGACTGTACATAAATTACTTTCCACTGCTTAGTTGTGATGGATGTTATTAAACTAGAGAGCTATTTTAGTGACAGACTCCTGCATCCTTAATGCACATAGGGGGTGTTATCGAGATCCATACTCCCAATACACTCTATATCAACCAAGCTCCCattaaaattaagtatttatgtCCCTGCTGGTATTTGGAGAGTTTCAGGTCACACACCTGACTTAAACAAATGGGTGATGGCAGCTTTCTGCAGCACTTTATGCCATGCATAGTATTTGAATCGGGTGTGACGAAGGggagacaacaaaaacatgaaggacaGTGGGACTTGAGGACTGAAAAAATAGCTTTAAATCATGTCCTACTGGTCTCAAGCAAGTCCGGATGTTTGAAAGCAGTTAGATTTCTCAAACTATTAAGTAGTTTGTAAACTTTCTAATAAGAGACATTGGTAAAGAATTTTTCAAATTCCCTCATGTTGAGTTTTAATCCAAAGTTGGTATGGTCAGATTAATGATGCTGTTGAAATAACAGAAAGGTCCCTTGAAGTCAAAATTCCTAGCTGAAAAGTTTGAGCACTTTAAGAGTTACTGACTTCACCttcaaataaatctgtattttttacatgaataaattaattaagcAAAATATATAGTCTCCACCCTCACAGATGGCGTCAATGAATATGGTGTAAAAGAATGTTTACaccataaattacattttgagtGTGTAATAAGtctaaattataatttaacctttttaaactgaatgaaataaactgacttttcagttatcttctcttttctttacatATAACTTTCTGAAGGCATTAGATGCATTTCTGTGAAATGGTTAAGATTTCTTTTGGCTGGTAGCTATATAGCTGCTGAAATTATAATAAGTCTGCTACAAGTAAACGTATGTTGATATATATATCCAGACAAACAGAAACGGACGCGTAAGTCATATACCTAGTTTCTCGTATTCATAGCTTAAATTAAAATAGCAAATCTTACCTACTTTATCTAGTCCTAAAGTGAGCGAGCGTTGACTTAAGCTCGTCTCCTTTGATGGGACACAGCCGCACAAATTAATCAGTCACTGCCCTTTGCGCCGGACTTTCAATGTTTTCTGCGCAGTTTATTCATTGAGACGGCTTAACAGGCATATTCTAGACTAAAGAAACCGAAGTCCAAAATCCCAATCTGCGTTTTATGATGAGCGCTGTCAGCAAGACGAggaaaaactgattattttcatCCTGTTATCACTTCCGGATGTGCCCACATCCAGTCGGTATGCATTGAGCATGCGCAAAACTGCTCACGTGGGTATTACATtatctctatttttatttagctttttatttattttcaagctgtctttaaaaatgttaaaataaatgtattttgttttttttaaattaaaacaattaataagagcgaatataaaaaacatattagaCACTTGCACTCGCACGCGACGGCTGCTTCCTCATAATCAAGATGGCTGCTCACAGTGCTGTGCTTTCTGTCTCCAGGATTATAAATCCTCTCTGGGGTCGACACTTGGGAAATACAGTTAAAGTAAGACGAAACAAGCTTGATTTGTTGTATCATtctgtaattttagcctaaGGCTGCAGttactgtttgtatttttgtactaGACACAAGGTCAAATAATATAACATCAGTGCCACCTTGTGAGTATTATTGGGGTTCACTCAAAAATCTCGTATTGTTAAACTTTTCAGGTATTTGGAACAAATTTGACAAGTCACCGGACTAAAACACTTCATGTTGTGAGTATTTGAGACTGTCCTTGCAGAAGCAGAATTAAATCTTagtagttgttttttcttttttttttttttactcgacTCAATACAAAATGCCTAAAACACTACTGCTCTCTGATTTCTGTCAGTAAGCCATActgcattttctctttctatGGGATCATGGGAGTGTCAAAATGTCCTGTGttcatttctcacatttttggttttaatcagTTGTTGTATGTCACAATCAAACTGATGATTATTCTCCCTTCCTTATCTTTCTTCTTTATCAACAGAGCGACAACATTGTAAGTAGCTGACTTTTGATTTAGCCTGCTTTGGGTTAAAATGCATGACTGGacttatgtttgtttgttggaaGGAATGCATCAATTTATCAGTCCAAGACTGGGATCATCTGATTTTCCTAGCCAGTCACGCTGAGTAATCACAAAGGCATTTTACTCCTTtacattaaatgcattaaattaaaaccatcCATCATTTTGTTTATAAACACATCTACTAGGTGCTTGCATGTTGGTTcaatttctaaaagtaaaaaaaatgttggccaCATACATTGATGCATAAATCTGGATaatctttttattctttaatttttagTCAGATTCTGAATTGCTTCCTGTATAAAATAAGtttcataattttgtttgttCTATTGCATGTGTAGCACTCTTTTTGGGGCGGGATGGGAGCTTAGATCTCAAACCTGCTGGGTAAAACCTGATTGGTGTCTCTCCATTCTTCATGCAACTGTACTGTATGTTTAAGAACATTTGCAATACATGGAAGATGATCAGTTTGTATCACATGAGGTGTTCAAGTAATTCATTAAATGTgcgcttaaataaaaaaaaaattcataactATTCTAATAGTTATTCCAGTTGTGCCAGATTGatattaaaatactttacacCAACGTTAAcggtaaaaaaaacagtttttttcctttgtacCTGTTGGGTATTTTAACCTGTACATATAAAGAACCACAGAGTATTATCTCTTCAGCTTTTGCAAAGAGGGAGAGTCTCAGTGGTGCCTCAGGACAACTCCAACTTGTCCCCCTGCAACAGCCAGCTTTCACTGAAAGCGGGATGAGGGTCGgtcataaaacagaaacttaaagATAAGGGGTAGAGCGGTTTCTCTGAACTAGCTGAAACCGGTTTCTCCAAGAACGGGATGGTCCATCTCACCTTGTTTCCAACTTAGAGTAGAGACACAAATGTATTCATGAGATAGCACTTTGCAAAACTCTGACAGTGCCTTATTGCAAACAATTGCTACCTTTATGGTGTTTTAGTTCACTGTTGCATCACAGCTGACTTTCTTGTCAGGATTGTTTGAAGTTCTCAGTTCACAATAGTGAGCAGTAGTAAATGGATCTTTTTGAGCTAGATAAGATACCTTCTatatatttcataaatttttCACAAGTTTTCATAAAACTTGTGGCTATTTatgttgcaaataaaacatctctTTTGTGGTTATGTGTGACCAACATGACAAAACTATCTAAAGacaattttcagaataaaatctaGACCACAATTTCTCAGTGCGAAATATAGCTCTCAGAGAAACACTTTAAActactaataaaaatatgtaaggATCAACTTGAATGTATTCAGCTTGAGTCATTAGTTTTAGAAccgctttttaaaaaacttttgttaaaatactttatagCTCAAAATAAGGCA
This region includes:
- the fam3a gene encoding protein FAM3A, which gives rise to MRLTAPLRGVVVLLLVGFTWLLASALFGGDGSLSVRSIFTGTKEEPTQSEPRPRRYKCGLSAPCPSKHLAFRLVSGAANVIGPKICLEDKILVSSVKNNVGRGLNIALVNGVTGELLETRTFDMWAGDVSNLLKFLRPLHEGTLVFVASFDDAATKLNDESRRLFEELGSTAVKELAFRDSWVFVGAKGIENKSPFEQRMKNSKSSNKYEGWPESLEMDGCIPLRPPLEG